In Fretibacterium sp. OH1220_COT-178, a single genomic region encodes these proteins:
- the cas3 gene encoding CRISPR-associated helicase Cas3' yields the protein MSFYAKALEGVEGTYEYHVRTCLSIASEFLRLNREPLERVCSWLEVSYEELTALCLRAVFFHDIGKLGDFFQERMRRRLGPGGKDDPKRFFRHELLSARLLHALWDREKGLFPHDVWAVLGHHKKLDRGWSNFGRERDIAKPDRLTASQIQFGLNFDESWKALVQQDEKTMKRLLDPRLFEDWDDDCNWARSFLDEFEAWHLSACKRRSTVGNRTLSALVRGVVGYADWQASASPEDRLNPRHSLDVAALNAKIRERVEQQARPGDPPFAKRPFQTSCEEALGDVLAIAPTGSGKTEASLLWAVNGGLGKVLFLMPTKVTSNSLYERMRTYFDPRDCGISHSGAGVYLALRKDEDEREESTDDKLKMLRQYKAFMAPVMVATVDQLLTANFNMRDWFFKELATLGASVVFDEIHAYAPFTLALISESIKRIRAMGGRVMVMSATMPQKLREHFQTLLGVKMPVVAEELMEKRKCSWEYRDAPLESFDEEILEALSQGRKVAVVVNTVDVAQELFLRWRSILEERLPDKKILCYHSRFIMRDRDEKEKLLLEKDKEGRPAFVDLVVATQAIEVSLDISFDLMLSECAPLDSLIQRAGRCNRFGKSKGARFVVFPISDVAREYVYKNAREPLGCTLDVLRRWEGSPSERDLSAMLEEVYLSLEIEDENYEEGRRAARSILENPDASILDETILQDDALTRKIEFLKVQVIPYSFLGEVQELWSSGNKADLLKIAQFEVPIGLHQAKGFKASRLPKGMEYLNIREVEYDKEIGAKLQERDSSDVMI from the coding sequence ATGAGCTTCTACGCCAAGGCTTTGGAGGGTGTGGAGGGCACTTACGAATATCACGTGAGGACGTGCTTGAGTATCGCCTCCGAATTTCTGAGGCTCAACCGGGAGCCCTTGGAGAGGGTGTGCTCCTGGTTGGAGGTCTCTTATGAAGAATTGACGGCCCTTTGCCTGAGGGCCGTTTTTTTTCACGATATCGGGAAATTGGGTGACTTCTTTCAAGAACGAATGAGGCGGCGGCTGGGGCCAGGCGGAAAGGACGATCCGAAGCGTTTTTTTCGGCACGAGCTCCTCTCTGCCCGCCTGCTCCATGCGCTCTGGGACAGGGAAAAAGGGTTGTTTCCCCATGACGTCTGGGCCGTCCTGGGGCATCACAAGAAGTTGGATCGTGGCTGGTCCAATTTTGGCAGAGAGAGGGATATCGCGAAGCCCGACAGGCTGACGGCGTCGCAGATTCAGTTTGGGCTGAATTTTGACGAGTCGTGGAAGGCGCTTGTGCAACAGGACGAGAAAACGATGAAGAGACTGCTCGATCCTCGCCTTTTTGAGGATTGGGACGACGACTGCAATTGGGCCAGAAGCTTTTTGGACGAGTTTGAGGCTTGGCACTTAAGCGCTTGCAAACGGCGGAGTACGGTTGGAAACCGGACGCTCTCCGCCCTAGTTCGAGGGGTTGTGGGTTACGCGGATTGGCAGGCCTCGGCCTCGCCCGAAGATCGCTTGAATCCTCGTCATTCCCTGGACGTTGCGGCGTTGAATGCCAAGATCCGAGAACGGGTGGAACAGCAGGCGCGTCCCGGCGACCCACCCTTTGCCAAGCGTCCGTTTCAGACATCGTGTGAGGAGGCTTTAGGAGATGTCCTGGCCATCGCTCCGACGGGGAGCGGAAAGACGGAGGCCTCGCTGCTCTGGGCCGTGAATGGAGGGTTGGGCAAGGTGTTGTTCCTCATGCCGACCAAGGTCACCTCCAACAGCCTTTATGAACGGATGAGAACCTATTTTGATCCCAGGGACTGCGGGATATCCCATTCAGGGGCCGGGGTGTATCTTGCGCTTCGAAAGGACGAGGATGAGCGGGAGGAGAGCACGGACGACAAGCTGAAGATGCTGCGCCAATACAAGGCGTTTATGGCTCCGGTCATGGTTGCGACGGTGGATCAGCTGCTGACGGCCAACTTCAACATGAGGGACTGGTTTTTCAAAGAGTTGGCCACTTTGGGGGCCTCGGTCGTCTTCGACGAGATTCATGCTTACGCTCCCTTTACCCTGGCGCTGATCTCGGAGAGCATCAAGCGCATTCGTGCGATGGGAGGGCGCGTCATGGTGATGAGCGCCACGATGCCCCAAAAGCTGAGGGAACACTTTCAGACCCTTCTGGGCGTGAAGATGCCCGTTGTCGCCGAGGAGCTGATGGAAAAACGGAAATGTTCCTGGGAGTACAGGGATGCCCCGCTGGAATCTTTCGACGAGGAAATTCTGGAGGCACTGTCACAGGGGCGTAAGGTTGCCGTTGTGGTGAATACGGTGGATGTTGCGCAGGAGTTGTTTTTGCGCTGGAGATCCATTTTAGAGGAACGGTTGCCGGATAAAAAGATCCTCTGTTACCATAGTCGCTTTATCATGAGGGATCGAGACGAAAAGGAAAAGCTTCTGCTGGAGAAGGATAAGGAGGGACGCCCTGCCTTCGTGGATCTCGTGGTCGCGACCCAGGCCATTGAGGTCTCGCTGGATATCAGTTTCGATCTCATGTTGAGCGAATGTGCTCCTTTGGACAGCTTGATTCAGCGTGCGGGGCGCTGTAACCGATTTGGCAAGTCCAAGGGAGCTCGTTTTGTGGTTTTCCCCATCAGTGATGTGGCCAGGGAATACGTCTATAAAAATGCCAGAGAGCCTCTTGGGTGTACGCTGGACGTTCTGAGACGGTGGGAAGGGTCTCCTTCCGAGCGGGATCTGTCTGCGATGTTGGAGGAGGTCTATCTCAGCCTCGAAATTGAGGATGAAAATTACGAGGAGGGCAGGCGAGCAGCGCGGAGCATTCTTGAGAACCCCGATGCCTCCATTCTGGATGAGACGATTCTTCAGGATGATGCTTTGACTCGTAAGATCGAGTTCCTTAAAGTGCAGGTCATTCCGTACAGCTTTCTCGGAGAAGTTCAGGAGCTCTGGTCGAGCGGGAACAAGGCAGATCTTTTGAAGATCGCGCAATTCGAAGTTCCCATCGGACTCCATCAGGCGAAAGGATTTAAGGCCTCCCGGCTTCCGAAGGGCATGGAGTATTTGAATATACGAGAGGTCGAATACGATAAAGAGATTGGGGCAAAATTGCAGGAACGTGATTCTTCGGATGTCATGATATAG
- the cas5 gene encoding CRISPR-associated protein Cas5, translated as MYGFFVSLHGMTASFREPGSHLYQATLPLPPVSALVGMAGAALGKPFEEAWPFFKDAGLFVGASGSSGGGGIDLWNYDKMATPKGSEEIAFAKLHGLSKVVRKDILNREFLADAEFVAFYALGDREKADCLRSAFKDPVYALSLGSSDDIALVREVSELCPIGDEEESDSFADTLLPGDHADSVRFDWDALRRACVVQTLKAPLVRPLIVDFEFKGNERHGIRYRLFTFLSGHQRLLNPQRAFRFPNVALPVPLYGLENEEQ; from the coding sequence ATGTACGGCTTTTTCGTATCGCTTCATGGGATGACGGCCTCATTTCGCGAGCCCGGTTCTCATCTTTATCAGGCGACGCTGCCCCTGCCTCCCGTCTCCGCGCTGGTGGGGATGGCCGGAGCTGCCCTGGGAAAACCTTTTGAGGAAGCCTGGCCGTTCTTCAAGGATGCGGGACTCTTCGTCGGGGCTTCGGGGAGCTCCGGAGGGGGCGGCATAGACCTTTGGAATTACGACAAGATGGCAACTCCAAAAGGGAGTGAAGAAATAGCTTTCGCAAAATTGCACGGACTTTCCAAGGTGGTGCGGAAGGATATCCTGAACCGGGAGTTTCTGGCAGACGCGGAGTTCGTTGCCTTTTATGCGTTGGGGGATCGGGAGAAGGCGGATTGCCTGCGTTCTGCCTTTAAGGATCCCGTTTATGCCCTTTCTCTGGGAAGCAGCGACGACATCGCTCTTGTTCGGGAGGTCTCGGAGCTGTGCCCGATTGGAGACGAAGAGGAGAGCGACAGCTTTGCGGACACGCTTTTACCCGGCGACCATGCCGATAGCGTCCGATTCGATTGGGATGCCTTGAGGCGCGCTTGTGTGGTGCAGACGCTGAAAGCGCCCCTGGTGCGCCCCCTTATCGTCGATTTTGAGTTTAAGGGAAACGAGCGCCACGGAATCCGTTACCGCCTCTTCACCTTTTTGTCGGGGCATCAGCGTCTGCTGAATCCTCAAAGGGCGTTCCGTTTTCCGAACGTGGCCTTGCCCGTGCCGCTTTACGGCTTGGAGAATGAGGAGCAATGA
- the cas4 gene encoding CRISPR-associated protein Cas4, producing the protein MFSELVKVNGYLVQAFSICRRQVWLLARGVTAEQSNESLALGRLVDQNSYARERHQVGFGDNKFDFVQGADGELVVCEVKKSSRAERSARLQLAHYLYDLQKAGIEARGVLMFPTEKKRVEVELTDALKAELDCVYAEIESLAQRNVPPPAEHCKYCGKCAYAEYCWG; encoded by the coding sequence ATGTTCTCCGAGCTTGTTAAAGTCAACGGCTATCTGGTTCAAGCGTTTTCAATCTGCCGACGGCAGGTCTGGCTGCTGGCCCGTGGTGTGACTGCCGAACAGAGCAACGAATCCCTCGCTCTCGGCCGCTTGGTCGATCAGAACAGCTACGCTCGGGAGCGTCATCAGGTGGGTTTCGGGGACAACAAATTTGATTTTGTCCAGGGGGCGGATGGGGAGCTGGTCGTCTGCGAGGTCAAAAAGAGCAGCCGGGCGGAGCGGTCCGCGCGCCTGCAGCTGGCCCACTACCTCTACGACCTCCAAAAGGCTGGGATCGAGGCCCGCGGCGTCCTGATGTTCCCCACCGAAAAGAAGCGTGTCGAGGTGGAGCTCACGGATGCGCTCAAAGCGGAGTTGGATTGCGTGTATGCGGAGATTGAATCCCTTGCCCAAAGGAACGTGCCGCCTCCGGCCGAACACTGTAAGTACTGCGGCAAGTGTGCTTATGCCGAGTACTGCTGGGGATAG
- the cas7i gene encoding type I-B CRISPR-associated protein Cas7/Cst2/DevR → MTNFKCLTLTYLTHASYASLNGSDKEADNISSIKKIRMNDGLEYPYKSSQAIRRDLREQLAVMDWELSEAALAKQTKGAAATLGDPETYIDDDLFGFMIADKVTKKRTGPVRVSPLISLEPYRGELDFATNYMGVKAGGNPNIFETEIHSGFYRGTILIELDRIGVADAETYKLDLGAGEKKRRVAALLDAIQNLWGIGRQSRFLADISPKFVAAALMRVKNPVFMECVRVRLEGEEEEKKLGFVEYGLIENTLKDCEKAVAHWVLGERKGFFSRDMTAAKPLGEAFNTMRGWLDEVYGG, encoded by the coding sequence ATGACGAATTTCAAATGCCTGACGCTGACCTACCTGACGCACGCCTCTTATGCCTCTTTGAACGGCTCCGACAAGGAGGCCGACAACATCTCCAGCATCAAGAAGATCCGAATGAACGACGGCCTGGAGTATCCGTACAAATCCTCACAGGCGATTCGCCGGGATCTGCGCGAACAACTGGCCGTCATGGACTGGGAGCTTTCCGAGGCCGCTCTGGCCAAACAGACGAAGGGGGCGGCAGCGACCCTTGGCGATCCTGAGACGTACATCGACGACGATCTGTTTGGGTTCATGATCGCCGACAAGGTCACGAAAAAACGCACGGGCCCGGTGCGCGTCTCGCCCTTGATCTCCCTGGAACCCTATCGGGGGGAGCTGGACTTTGCCACGAACTATATGGGCGTCAAGGCCGGCGGAAACCCGAACATCTTCGAGACGGAAATCCACTCCGGTTTTTACAGAGGGACGATCCTGATCGAGCTGGATCGGATCGGGGTTGCCGATGCCGAGACCTATAAATTGGATCTGGGGGCAGGGGAGAAAAAACGCCGAGTGGCGGCACTCCTGGACGCCATCCAGAATCTCTGGGGGATCGGACGTCAGAGCCGTTTTCTGGCGGACATCTCTCCCAAGTTCGTGGCGGCCGCGTTGATGAGGGTCAAAAATCCTGTCTTCATGGAGTGCGTCCGTGTTCGCTTGGAGGGAGAAGAGGAAGAGAAAAAATTGGGTTTCGTGGAGTACGGCCTGATCGAGAATACCCTCAAGGACTGCGAGAAAGCTGTTGCCCACTGGGTTCTGGGGGAGCGCAAGGGCTTTTTCTCCCGTGATATGACCGCGGCAAAGCCTCTGGGAGAAGCGTTCAATACGATGAGAGGATGGTTGGACGAGGTCTACGGAGGGTAG